TCCAAGAACAATTATACGAGGGTCAAATACCAAGAAAACAATGAAAGTATTAATAATAATATTATAGGTAAATCATAAAGAATATTCTGCCACATGCATAGGTAAAGATTATAAAAATTTATTAAGCAACGCTGCAAATAGTACTATATAGCTACCACATGCAAGTATATAAAGCCTAGCTAGAAATGTAGAACAGAAACAGTTTTGGTCATTATCTTACATATGTTAAGTGAGCCCAGAAATTTGAGAAGATTGAGAAGCCTTTGATCGACCTCAAAACATTTGACCTCGACTATCTTAAGGTGTTGCGATATCATAGATGATTTCCCTTTTGCATCAGGGCGTCCTTCCACTACCACGTCATATTTGAGTTGAACCTTCAGGATGCAATCAAATGATGTCACCAAGATAGATAAATAATAATGTGCTATACAACTCAAACTGCAATGGTAGTTGCCTTCTACGAACCGTATTACAGAAAAGGACAGTGAGCTTCTCTAAAACTGGTGCATGTTGAAGCATACAGGCTAGTGCACTGCAATCTGTAGATTCATACGAGTAATCATTGAGTACCAGGGTCTTCAACTTGGAAAATGTGGGGCACCACTTCAAATCCCTTCTGAAAATATTCTGGACAGATTGGAAACATAATAAAAGACTAAATAAAACTTGTATTTGTAAGGACTATGCAGACATGGAACTGTGCAATTTTCTTAGGAAGATTAGATGGTGGGAATGCATAAGTGTGGGAATCTATAATTGCTATCAGCAGGGACAATTTTCTGATTGGAACACATATATAGTTTAACTGTGAGTAATCGACAGGGACAATTTTCTGACTGGAACACATTATAGTTTAACATTGAATAATCGATAGGCACGAAAGGCATATATGTTGGAGCGTACCGTTGAGCGATTAGCTATCAGCACTAGATCTTTAGCTTGTGCTAAACCTTCAAGGACCACGCACTTTGTGAAATTTTGTCTAGCATAATCACCCCAACCTTCTTCGCTGCCATCGCTATCAGAATCAGAATCAATATCTAAAGCCTGGGTAACGTGATAACTGATAACAAACCATGAGATCTTCACGATATAAGTTGTCCACATATGTGTCAATCCGGACCTTTGCCCACACCAACTCTGGCATACTCTCCAGCAAGGGAGTCCTGACATCATCGTTATCCAGGCACAGAGAAACTAGACGTGGAACACAAATCTGAATGCTGTGACGAGCGGAATTGGACTCGCAGGATGTGATGACTAGGCACTTCAGTGACAGGGAAGTGATCTTCCTCACATATTGCAAGCAGCATTCTTTAATCTCCAGATGCTCCAACGCAGGACAGCCATCCAGGTTGAGGCAACGATGGACGAACAATACGCCTGTGAGTTCTAACCTGGTCAAGTGCCGCGAGACGAGGAGGGGCGTTGCGCTCATCTGCAAGTAGACGTCAAAGCTGGTTCGAGCAGATATGTCGATCCGGAGCATCCGGATTTGACAATTCAGAACCCAACAGATCCATCTGTTGATGCTGGACATGCCGTCAAGCCTGGCCTCCCCGTaatcctccgcctccgcgaACGGATCGAACCTGATCTCGCTCGCGTCGAGGGGCGCGAGCTCGAGCCCGCCGCGGCGGACGCGAAGCAGGCGATCCACGAATTCGCGGACCTCCTCCACGGACTTGCCCGCGATGAGCAGGCGTCTGGTGAACCTCCAGACGTTGCGCCAGGTCCGCGCGAGGACGCACGTCCGCACGGCCTCCTGCGCCGGCAGGAACGACAGGATCTGCGCCTGGATCTCCGGAAGCTTGCTGATGCGGTCGGCTGGATCGATCACCAGATCTGGAGGTGCCGCGGCAAGGGATTTCTTCCGGTGCCTCGTCAGAGGCGCCATCCCCTGGTACCCACGGACAGAATCAGA
This genomic interval from Panicum virgatum strain AP13 chromosome 8K, P.virgatum_v5, whole genome shotgun sequence contains the following:
- the LOC120644616 gene encoding putative FBD-associated F-box protein At5g38570 → MAPLTRHRKKSLAAAPPDLVIDPADRISKLPEIQAQILSFLPAQEAVRTCVLARTWRNVWRFTRRLLIAGKSVEEVREFVDRLLRVRRGGLELAPLDASEIRFDPFAEAEDYGEARLDGMSSINRWICWVLNCQIRMLRIDISARTSFDVYLQMSATPLLVSRHLTRLELTGVLFVHRCLNLDGCPALEHLEIKECCLQYVRKITSLSLKCLVITSCESNSARHSIQICVPRLVSLCLDNDDVRTPLLESMPELVWAKVRIDTYVDNLYREDLMVCYQLSRYPGFRY